A part of Gallaecimonas xiamenensis 3-C-1 genomic DNA contains:
- a CDS encoding flavin monoamine oxidase family protein codes for MKNALTRRQLLGLLGRVGGSAALFQAAGLLGVTAMPVQAAPKRLTPVPGKGPKVLILGAGISGLTAAYELGLAGYRCTILEASHRPGGRNLTVRHGDFIDELGNPQYCRFDDKPHLYLNCGPARIPASHTGLMHYCRELGVALQLFSNDNRNCYTQDDAAFGGKPVRLAEYQADIRGFMGELMAKSLASAQHLDAPFDEADLGQLQEFVRLYGDLGADLKYRGTERAGLVSGGFVDPEMLKKPNRFSDLMRSHYWAGALHFAEAADQAPAMMTPVGGMDRVVQGFLKHTADKIRLKAQVQKVWLDEQGVEVSYLHGGQQKVERADYCLNCIPTHIMAGIDNNFPADYRQVLGAVQRGKLFKIGFQAKERFWEKEGIYSGISWTNQDITQIWYPEHGTFEQKGILLGAYSWDPTIADRFAAMTPDQRLKAALAQGSKVHPDYAQYMENGVTVCWQRMNHMLGCSSYWPEALLADGFKRLQAPAGRHYMVGDQISFHPGWQEGAIRSAWHALADIERREGQRAREAA; via the coding sequence ATGAAAAATGCACTGACACGGCGGCAACTATTGGGCCTGCTGGGGCGGGTCGGGGGCTCGGCGGCGCTGTTTCAAGCCGCCGGCCTGCTGGGGGTGACGGCCATGCCGGTACAGGCGGCACCAAAGCGGCTGACACCGGTGCCGGGCAAGGGACCCAAGGTCTTGATCTTGGGTGCCGGCATCAGCGGCTTGACCGCCGCCTATGAGCTGGGCCTGGCCGGTTACCGCTGCACCATACTGGAAGCCTCCCACAGGCCCGGCGGGCGCAACCTGACCGTGCGCCACGGCGATTTTATCGACGAGTTGGGTAACCCCCAGTACTGCCGTTTTGACGACAAGCCCCATCTCTACCTTAACTGCGGGCCAGCACGGATCCCCGCCTCCCATACCGGCCTGATGCATTACTGCCGCGAGCTGGGGGTGGCGCTGCAGCTCTTTAGCAACGACAACCGCAACTGCTACACCCAGGACGATGCCGCCTTCGGTGGCAAGCCGGTGCGGCTGGCCGAATACCAGGCCGACATCCGCGGCTTTATGGGGGAGCTGATGGCCAAGTCCCTGGCCTCGGCCCAGCATCTGGACGCCCCCTTTGACGAAGCCGATCTGGGGCAGCTGCAGGAATTTGTGCGCCTCTACGGCGATCTGGGCGCGGATCTCAAGTACCGGGGCACTGAGCGGGCCGGCCTGGTGTCCGGCGGCTTTGTGGACCCTGAGATGCTGAAAAAGCCGAACCGCTTTAGCGACCTGATGCGCAGCCACTACTGGGCCGGCGCCCTGCACTTTGCCGAGGCGGCGGACCAGGCCCCGGCCATGATGACCCCGGTGGGGGGCATGGACAGGGTGGTACAGGGTTTTCTCAAGCACACCGCCGACAAGATCCGCCTCAAGGCCCAGGTGCAGAAGGTCTGGCTGGACGAGCAGGGGGTGGAGGTCAGTTACCTCCATGGCGGCCAGCAAAAGGTGGAGCGGGCCGACTACTGCCTGAACTGCATTCCTACCCACATCATGGCCGGCATCGACAATAACTTTCCCGCCGACTATCGCCAGGTGCTGGGGGCAGTGCAGCGGGGCAAGCTCTTTAAAATCGGTTTCCAGGCCAAGGAACGGTTCTGGGAAAAAGAAGGGATCTACAGCGGCATCAGTTGGACCAACCAGGACATTACCCAGATTTGGTATCCCGAGCACGGCACCTTCGAGCAAAAGGGCATCCTGCTGGGGGCCTACAGCTGGGATCCGACCATCGCCGACCGCTTTGCCGCCATGACCCCTGACCAGCGCCTCAAGGCCGCCCTGGCCCAGGGCAGCAAGGTGCACCCGGACTACGCCCAGTACATGGAAAACGGTGTCACCGTCTGCTGGCAACGGATGAACCACATGCTGGGCTGCAGCTCCTATTGGCCAGAGGCGCTGCTGGCGGACGGCTTCAAGCGCCTGCAGGCCCCGGCCGGACGCCATTACATGGTGGGGGATCAGATCAGTTTCCACCCCGGCTGGCAGGAGGGGGCCATCCGCTCGGCCTGGCATGCCCTGGCCGATATCGAACGCCGCGAAGGGCAGCGTGCCCGGGAGGCCGCATGA
- a CDS encoding c-type cytochrome produces the protein MNKVLLLGLLLALPALAASDDARYCLVCHGSNASGNATVAAPNLSILPGWYLKGQLHGFGQGWRGQGDWHGQEMAAVAKTMSPQHIQEAVSFLAGLGVHRAEGTLDGDPARGQVLYPRCAGCHGDNGQGLEALQAPPLAGQSDWYLFKQLKAYRDGERGQAGTDQSGQIMGQAALLLGSDQEMRDLAVYLNQLSAPPH, from the coding sequence ATGAACAAAGTGCTGCTGTTGGGTCTGCTACTGGCTTTGCCGGCCCTGGCAGCCAGCGACGATGCCCGTTACTGCCTGGTATGCCACGGCAGCAACGCCAGCGGTAATGCCACCGTTGCTGCCCCCAACCTGTCGATACTGCCCGGCTGGTACCTCAAGGGCCAGCTCCATGGCTTTGGCCAAGGCTGGCGCGGCCAGGGGGACTGGCATGGCCAGGAAATGGCGGCGGTGGCGAAGACCATGTCGCCTCAGCACATTCAGGAGGCCGTTAGCTTTCTGGCTGGCCTCGGCGTACATCGGGCCGAGGGCACCCTTGACGGCGACCCGGCCCGGGGCCAGGTCCTTTACCCGCGCTGCGCCGGTTGCCACGGCGATAATGGCCAAGGGCTTGAAGCGCTGCAGGCGCCGCCCCTGGCCGGCCAAAGCGACTGGTATCTGTTCAAGCAGCTCAAAGCCTACCGGGATGGGGAGCGGGGCCAGGCCGGCACCGACCAAAGCGGCCAGATCATGGGCCAGGCAGCTCTGCTGCTGGGCTCGGACCAGGAGATGCGGGATCTCGCCGTCTACCTCAACCAATTGTCAGCACCACCACACTGA
- a CDS encoding RidA family protein, with amino-acid sequence MKRTLLMGTLLLAAGAAQASDIKRYPLPGGSTFPIASAVEVKGTVYQSGMVPAPKDAKAAKGSAAFWGNTEEQSLSVLSRIEASLKEKGLAMADVVKMTVFLVGDPALGGKMDFGGFMKAYTQYFGTQAQPNLPARSAVQVAALAGEGMLVEIEVIAIRP; translated from the coding sequence ATGAAACGGACACTGTTGATGGGCACCCTGCTGCTGGCAGCCGGTGCCGCCCAGGCCAGCGACATCAAGCGCTACCCCTTGCCGGGGGGTAGCACTTTTCCCATCGCCTCGGCGGTGGAGGTCAAGGGCACCGTCTATCAAAGCGGCATGGTACCGGCTCCCAAGGATGCCAAGGCCGCCAAGGGCAGCGCCGCCTTCTGGGGCAATACCGAGGAGCAAAGCCTGAGCGTGCTGTCGCGCATCGAGGCCTCCTTAAAGGAAAAGGGCCTGGCCATGGCAGACGTGGTGAAGATGACGGTGTTTTTGGTGGGGGACCCGGCCTTGGGGGGCAAGATGGACTTTGGCGGCTTTATGAAGGCCTATACCCAGTATTTTGGCACCCAGGCCCAGCCCAATCTGCCGGCCCGCAGCGCCGTGCAGGTGGCGGCCCTGGCCGGGGAGGGCATGCTGGTGGAAATTGAAGTCATTGCCATCAGGCCATAA
- a CDS encoding OmpP1/FadL family transporter, with product MQLIRKSLLASAIFSICSGAMAAGFQITEHSAKALGRANAGEAAVAEDASVVASNPALMTQLTKPVVTLSGSYIMPNIDIEGTATNYFVTGASPVYTGQNDVAPNAFVPAAYFVLPINELWTFGFGGFGNFGLKTDYNDRILASTLADETDLVTMNFNPSLAYKVDDSFSVGFGLNLVYADATISSSMPAAAPAPFSGQLLTKLEGDDYGYGWNLGLYYRFSDDTQVGFSYRSKVDLTLEGEVDTGIIPQLKPSVPAKFDDSVDLTLPALWELALNQKLTDTLSVQASVNRIEWSEFDRLRGNTTLGASILNQEEQWDDSWAYSLGLTYIATQDITLRAGLKFDESPVADEHRTLRIPDSDRVWYSLGMTYRFSPNFEVDVAYNYLDSDEADINEGAVIKDGNPSPAGQFNGTMKGDADIFSLQASYRF from the coding sequence ATGCAGTTAATCAGAAAATCACTTCTCGCCAGCGCCATCTTCAGCATCTGTTCCGGTGCCATGGCCGCCGGTTTCCAAATTACCGAGCACTCAGCCAAAGCCCTGGGCCGTGCCAACGCCGGTGAAGCCGCCGTTGCTGAAGACGCTTCCGTTGTTGCCTCCAACCCGGCTTTGATGACTCAGCTGACCAAGCCTGTGGTAACCCTGTCCGGCTCCTACATCATGCCGAACATCGATATCGAAGGTACCGCCACCAACTACTTCGTTACCGGCGCCTCCCCCGTTTATACCGGCCAGAACGATGTGGCCCCCAACGCCTTTGTACCGGCGGCCTACTTCGTGCTGCCCATCAACGAGCTGTGGACCTTCGGTTTCGGCGGTTTCGGCAACTTCGGCCTCAAGACCGATTACAACGACCGTATCCTGGCCAGTACCCTGGCGGATGAGACCGACCTGGTCACCATGAACTTCAACCCCAGCCTTGCCTACAAGGTCGACGACAGCTTCTCCGTAGGCTTTGGTCTGAACCTGGTCTACGCCGACGCCACCATCAGCTCCAGCATGCCCGCTGCGGCCCCTGCGCCCTTCTCCGGCCAGCTGCTGACCAAACTGGAAGGTGACGACTACGGCTACGGCTGGAACCTGGGCCTGTACTACCGCTTTAGCGACGATACCCAAGTGGGCTTCTCCTACCGCTCCAAGGTTGACCTGACCCTGGAAGGTGAGGTCGACACCGGCATCATCCCCCAGCTCAAGCCCAGCGTACCGGCTAAGTTTGACGACTCTGTCGACCTGACCCTGCCGGCCCTGTGGGAACTGGCCCTGAACCAGAAGCTGACCGACACCCTGTCCGTACAGGCGTCCGTCAACCGTATCGAGTGGTCCGAGTTTGACCGCCTGCGCGGCAATACCACCCTGGGCGCCTCCATTCTGAACCAGGAAGAGCAGTGGGACGACAGCTGGGCCTACAGCCTGGGCCTGACCTACATTGCCACCCAGGACATCACCCTGCGTGCCGGCCTGAAGTTCGATGAGAGCCCGGTAGCCGACGAGCACCGTACCCTGCGTATTCCCGACTCCGACCGCGTCTGGTACAGCCTGGGTATGACCTACCGCTTCAGCCCCAACTTCGAAGTGGACGTCGCCTACAACTACCTGGACTCCGACGAAGCCGATATCAACGAAGGCGCCGTGATCAAAGACGGCAACCCGTCCCCGGCCGGCCAGTTCAATGGCACCATGAAAGGCGACGCCGACATCTTCTCCCTGCAAGCGTCCTACCGCTTCTAA